One Nicotiana tomentosiformis chromosome 4, ASM39032v3, whole genome shotgun sequence genomic window carries:
- the LOC104112236 gene encoding origin of replication complex subunit 2-like isoform X2 — MDANEIEEEEFGFSRNYFLAKEVGSSRKKSARKLSEIDLVDEEELREVATNIEPKHEKEVNDLINRYKSLYSEWLFVLRCGFALLMYGFGSKKALIEDFATRSLTEYSVVVVNGYLQSINLKQVVITLAELLWDQLKLRQKTTSRILSKSQQPFNPRSMDELLAFLDKPDLEDECFVCIVVHNIDGPGLRDSDSQQCLASIAACSHVRMVASIDHVNAPLLWDKKMVHTQFNWYWSHVPTFAPYKVEAMFFPFILAHGGTAQSVKTASIVLQSLTPNAQNVFKVLAEHQLAHSDEEGMPINNLYTTCRERFLVSSQVTLNSHLTEFKDHELIKTKRNSDGQDCLYIPLTNEALQKLIAEII, encoded by the exons ATGGATGCAAATGAGATTGAGGAAGAAGAGTTTGGGTTCTCAAGAAACTATTTCCTCGCTAAAGAAGTGGGCTCTTCACGCAAAAAATCAGCTCGGAAGCTTTCTGAAATCGATCTTGTGGACGAAGAG GAATTAAGAGAGGTGGCAACTAATATTGAGCCCAAACATGAGAAAGAAGTAAATGATTTGATCAATAGGTACAAAAGTTTGTATTCAGAATGGCTTTTCGTGCTCAG GTGTGGTTTTGCACTTTTGATGTATGGCTTTGGATCAAAGAAAGCTTTGATTGAAGATTTTGCCACAAGATCTTTAACTGAGTATTCTGTTGTTGTCGTCAATGGGTATCTCCAGTCTATAAATCTTAAACAG GTGGTGATAACACTAGCTGAGCTCCTTTGGGATCAACTAAAATTGCGACAAAAGACAACATCAAGAATTCTGTCTAAAAGCCAACAACCATTTAACCCCAGATCCATGGATGAGCTTCTTGCTTTTCTAGACAAACCAGATCTAGAAGATGAGTGTTTTGTTTGCATCGTTGTTCATAACATTGATGGTCCTGGGTTGCGTGATTCTGACAGCCAACAATGTCTTGCAAGTATCGCTGCTTGTTCTCATGTCCGTATGGTTGCTTCCATTGACCATGTCAATGCTCCTCTTT TGTGGGACAAGAAGATGGTTCATACACAGTTTAACTGGTATTGGTCCCATGTTCCTACTTTTGCTCCATACAAGGTTGAAGCAATGTTTTTCCCTTTCATTCTCGCTCATGGGGGCACTGCTCAAAGTGTGAAGACAGCTTCAATTGTCTTACAGAGTCTGACACCAAATGCTCAAAATGTTTTTAAAGTTCTTGCGGAGCATCAATTGGCGCATTCTGATGAAGAAG GGATGCCAATCAATAATCTGTACACTACATGCCGAGAACGTTTTCTGGTGAGTAGTCAAGTTACTTTGAATTCACATCTGACAGAATTTAAGGACCATGAGTTGatcaaaaccaaaagaaattcAGATGGTCAAGATTGCTTGTATATTCCTCTTACAAATGAAGCCCTTCAGAAACTTATCGCAGAGATCATTTAA
- the LOC104112236 gene encoding origin of replication complex subunit 2-like isoform X1: protein MDANEIEEEEFGFSRNYFLAKEVGSSRKKSARKLSEIDLVDEEELREVATNIEPKHEKEVNDLINRYKSLYSEWLFVLRFSFPILYYSDRCGFALLMYGFGSKKALIEDFATRSLTEYSVVVVNGYLQSINLKQVVITLAELLWDQLKLRQKTTSRILSKSQQPFNPRSMDELLAFLDKPDLEDECFVCIVVHNIDGPGLRDSDSQQCLASIAACSHVRMVASIDHVNAPLLWDKKMVHTQFNWYWSHVPTFAPYKVEAMFFPFILAHGGTAQSVKTASIVLQSLTPNAQNVFKVLAEHQLAHSDEEGMPINNLYTTCRERFLVSSQVTLNSHLTEFKDHELIKTKRNSDGQDCLYIPLTNEALQKLIAEII, encoded by the exons ATGGATGCAAATGAGATTGAGGAAGAAGAGTTTGGGTTCTCAAGAAACTATTTCCTCGCTAAAGAAGTGGGCTCTTCACGCAAAAAATCAGCTCGGAAGCTTTCTGAAATCGATCTTGTGGACGAAGAG GAATTAAGAGAGGTGGCAACTAATATTGAGCCCAAACATGAGAAAGAAGTAAATGATTTGATCAATAGGTACAAAAGTTTGTATTCAGAATGGCTTTTCGTGCTCAG GTTCTCCTTTCCAATTCTTTATTACTCTGATAGGTGTGGTTTTGCACTTTTGATGTATGGCTTTGGATCAAAGAAAGCTTTGATTGAAGATTTTGCCACAAGATCTTTAACTGAGTATTCTGTTGTTGTCGTCAATGGGTATCTCCAGTCTATAAATCTTAAACAG GTGGTGATAACACTAGCTGAGCTCCTTTGGGATCAACTAAAATTGCGACAAAAGACAACATCAAGAATTCTGTCTAAAAGCCAACAACCATTTAACCCCAGATCCATGGATGAGCTTCTTGCTTTTCTAGACAAACCAGATCTAGAAGATGAGTGTTTTGTTTGCATCGTTGTTCATAACATTGATGGTCCTGGGTTGCGTGATTCTGACAGCCAACAATGTCTTGCAAGTATCGCTGCTTGTTCTCATGTCCGTATGGTTGCTTCCATTGACCATGTCAATGCTCCTCTTT TGTGGGACAAGAAGATGGTTCATACACAGTTTAACTGGTATTGGTCCCATGTTCCTACTTTTGCTCCATACAAGGTTGAAGCAATGTTTTTCCCTTTCATTCTCGCTCATGGGGGCACTGCTCAAAGTGTGAAGACAGCTTCAATTGTCTTACAGAGTCTGACACCAAATGCTCAAAATGTTTTTAAAGTTCTTGCGGAGCATCAATTGGCGCATTCTGATGAAGAAG GGATGCCAATCAATAATCTGTACACTACATGCCGAGAACGTTTTCTGGTGAGTAGTCAAGTTACTTTGAATTCACATCTGACAGAATTTAAGGACCATGAGTTGatcaaaaccaaaagaaattcAGATGGTCAAGATTGCTTGTATATTCCTCTTACAAATGAAGCCCTTCAGAAACTTATCGCAGAGATCATTTAA